A stretch of Deltaproteobacteria bacterium DNA encodes these proteins:
- a CDS encoding ATP-binding protein produces MPSRKPAAAFAGSTAGEAKPPITGPAVEQPSAAEEMPLSLSSSQKWVGRYQQLAFGLRKRTLTAKDADDFYLELDVALRGAREKLHTFLSGSDTSQARAPEAESPKSPSDSPVETGEVKKKPAKIRPPTDRPEGSGSRNFQVVKQLSTDLVVLYKLRIALLPALSPTLRQTVTGTGIEGVQAFKDEIDYLLLMLRIRLRLLPAEGGQSFRSIKKAPIPVLLALLQLFVACFIFYLWRRWAKKGIPNLRASILGIKPRRVTHTWSAKLLWYLNRVRSPLEWWFLLSVSLNIVRTAKGHIINDLVWTNAQLVLVAWFLVLLVDALSTRGAAGLRSETAKLRLRSFWLIAAWGLVVGLGLGITGVLAGEGTIYAWVWVLAKLLAIPVAFLLIRWWRPEIYRSLEEIQQPTTFVQKICQNQKGLPGFLGAALGAVYLFVIWMRRFVLRLVTTFEGGRYLIANLTRLEAIRVSEREPQKIEGDPVSEDIRRLLFDDDGGTVESVGQDTLEKMTRLVEKGRKGMAAVVVEHGGGKSFLIRRLADRFGEGVLRFSCPPGGFSAFEETFARKLGLNSSDATPDAISRSIQEKSIRIIAVDDIHRLSRPAFYGQKDMDRMAAVYRAVTAEAFWFLTLDWAAWQYISRVRDSQLFIDSVIKMPLWSEGQIRELVDLRTAYAGIEPDFGELALPRQFEDDEHKTMEDRNRFGFFRILWNASDGNPVASLNLWADSLRVDRDGKFRVTLPQLPDAGDLDEVDMSVLLTLRVIAQSGMASKTEIVDSLRLPEMEVDGALHLAYNHRWIEQEGGHYRLSWRWFRSIMRTLSRQNLLVRKI; encoded by the coding sequence GTGCCGTCACGGAAACCTGCTGCCGCTTTTGCAGGAAGCACAGCCGGTGAGGCCAAGCCGCCCATAACAGGGCCGGCGGTGGAACAGCCTTCGGCTGCAGAAGAAATGCCGCTCTCTTTAAGTTCTTCGCAAAAATGGGTCGGCCGCTATCAGCAACTGGCATTCGGCCTCCGTAAAAGAACGCTCACGGCAAAAGATGCGGACGATTTTTACCTGGAACTGGATGTCGCTCTCAGGGGTGCGCGTGAAAAGCTGCACACCTTCCTCTCGGGTTCGGACACATCCCAAGCGCGAGCCCCTGAAGCCGAATCGCCGAAAAGTCCCTCCGATTCCCCTGTTGAAACGGGGGAAGTGAAAAAGAAGCCAGCAAAAATCAGACCGCCCACCGACCGGCCGGAGGGAAGCGGCTCCCGAAACTTTCAGGTGGTAAAACAGCTTTCCACCGACCTGGTCGTTCTTTACAAGCTGCGCATCGCACTGCTGCCGGCCCTTTCCCCTACCCTGCGGCAAACCGTCACGGGAACCGGCATCGAGGGCGTACAGGCTTTCAAAGATGAGATCGACTACCTGCTGCTCATGCTTCGCATCCGGCTGCGCCTGCTGCCCGCGGAGGGCGGCCAATCGTTCAGAAGTATCAAAAAAGCACCCATCCCCGTATTGCTGGCCCTCCTGCAGCTGTTTGTCGCTTGCTTCATCTTCTACTTGTGGCGCCGTTGGGCGAAAAAGGGAATTCCCAACCTGCGCGCCAGCATTCTCGGCATCAAGCCCCGCCGCGTGACTCATACCTGGTCCGCCAAGCTCCTGTGGTATCTGAATCGTGTCCGCAGTCCGCTGGAGTGGTGGTTCCTTCTCTCCGTGTCGCTGAACATTGTAAGAACGGCGAAGGGGCACATTATCAACGACCTGGTATGGACGAATGCCCAGCTGGTCCTGGTGGCGTGGTTTTTGGTCCTTCTTGTCGATGCCTTGTCCACCCGGGGGGCGGCAGGTTTGAGAAGTGAAACTGCCAAATTGCGGTTGCGCTCATTCTGGCTCATCGCCGCCTGGGGGCTGGTCGTCGGGTTGGGCCTGGGCATCACGGGCGTCCTCGCGGGCGAGGGGACGATCTATGCATGGGTGTGGGTTTTAGCAAAATTGCTGGCGATTCCGGTTGCCTTTCTGCTGATACGATGGTGGCGCCCGGAAATTTACCGGAGCCTGGAGGAGATTCAGCAACCGACGACTTTTGTGCAGAAGATATGCCAGAACCAGAAAGGATTGCCCGGATTTCTCGGGGCTGCCCTGGGCGCCGTCTACCTGTTTGTAATTTGGATGCGCCGTTTCGTGTTGCGGCTGGTCACGACCTTCGAGGGCGGGCGCTATCTCATCGCCAACCTGACACGCCTGGAAGCCATTCGTGTCAGCGAGCGCGAACCGCAGAAAATAGAAGGCGATCCCGTTTCGGAGGATATCCGGCGTCTTCTGTTTGACGACGATGGAGGCACAGTGGAATCGGTTGGGCAGGACACGCTGGAGAAAATGACGCGGCTGGTGGAAAAAGGGCGCAAGGGCATGGCGGCCGTCGTCGTCGAACACGGCGGGGGAAAATCCTTCCTTATCAGGAGACTGGCCGATCGTTTCGGGGAAGGCGTGTTGCGTTTCAGCTGCCCGCCCGGGGGGTTCAGCGCTTTCGAAGAAACGTTCGCCCGCAAGCTGGGTCTGAATTCCTCCGACGCGACGCCCGATGCCATTTCCCGGTCTATTCAGGAAAAATCGATCCGCATCATCGCCGTCGACGACATCCACCGGCTGTCCCGGCCCGCTTTCTACGGTCAGAAAGATATGGACCGGATGGCGGCCGTTTACAGGGCCGTAACGGCCGAGGCCTTCTGGTTTTTGACCCTGGACTGGGCCGCCTGGCAGTATATCTCACGGGTAAGGGACAGCCAGCTCTTCATAGACAGCGTCATCAAGATGCCGCTCTGGTCTGAAGGGCAAATCCGGGAACTGGTCGACCTGCGGACCGCCTACGCGGGCATCGAACCTGATTTCGGCGAACTTGCCCTGCCACGCCAGTTCGAAGACGACGAACACAAAACCATGGAAGACCGCAACCGGTTTGGCTTTTTTCGCATTCTATGGAACGCGTCCGACGGCAACCCGGTGGCCTCCCTGAATCTGTGGGCGGATTCCCTCAGAGTCGATCGGGATGGCAAATTTCGGGTGACGCTGCCGCAACTCCCCGACGCAGGAGACCTGGACGAGGTCGACATGTCCGTACTGCTGACCCTGCGGGTCATCGCCCAGTCCGGCATGGCCAGCAAA